The DNA sequence TGCGCATCTTCGTCATCATCAGGCAATGACAGAGAACGAATGGAGGAAGATCTGCTTTCCTGGTCCAACCTGGAGTACCGAACCTCTTCGGGCTCCACGCGGCTCAAGATGCTGGCACTGTGGCTGGAGATCAGGATCTGTGCTGTGTCGAGTTCTCCAACCTCTCGTGCTTGCGTCATGATTCGTGACAAGAAAAACGGCGAAAGGCTGTTTTCCGGCTCTTCGATGGCAAGGATTGTTAGGTACGTCCGGCGAAGTTTTTCCTGGTCGAACATGCTCTCATCGGCGTCCAGAGCAAGCGCATCCTTCTCGATTTCAAGGACCGCAGCCGTCAAGGCAATATGAAAGAGGGACCGCTGACCATCGCTAAGGTCATCCAGCTTCCGTGCCTGACCCGCTTCATCAGGAAAGAAGACAAACTCTGCCCTGCGCACAAGCTCTTCCAGCGTAGTGTCGATCAAACGCAGCTTGGGCTTGCGGTCAGTGTCAGCCTGATGAAGCTGCGTCCATCGCTTTTCCAACCTGTCCAGGATGAATGCCGAAGGCTCTTCCTCGTCAAAGTCTTCCTGAAGTTCGCCAGCTGCCTCAGCTGCCGATCCGGCAAACTCTGTTGACCATTTCGCCGCACGCCACAGGCGGCCTTTAAGAAGAGCCGTGACCTGGTCGGCGGCATTCCTACTTGCCGGAACATAGACGAGCTGGATGAAATTTCGTTCAACGCTTTGTACGGGGCGACAGTCATCCCATTCAAATTCGTCATCTAGAGCCTGGACCCATCGCACAGATTCTTCAATAACGCCGTCAGGGGTGCCGTTATCAATCCATTTAGCCTGAAGCCGGATGCGGACCTTTAATGGTCCGTTTTCACCATCGGTTGCCATGTGGCTGAGTGCTTCAGGCACTGCGTCAGTACCTTCATCATTGTCATCATCGAGTTCAGGAAAGCCGAAAACACAGTCAATCGCGAGCTCTGTCTCAGATGCGAGCGCGTCTTGGTCCCCTGCAATATGGAAGTCCGACTTGCGAAGGGCTCGCTGCGCGGCGGACGTCCCGAAAAGGCGGGCAAGCGCAATGAAGATAGCCGTTTTGCCAGAACCGTTGTTCCCCACAAATGCAGTTAGGTTCTCCTCAAGGTTGATTGCGACAGGTTCAGTGGCAAAGCACCTAAAGTTGGACAGAGTAATTGTCTCGATCTTCATAAGGTAAACGCCCGCCAACTAAGGTTATGTAAAATTGGTCATTTATAGGTTATCTTTCGTGCGCCTAGCATCTCCTCTTTTCACGTCGCTGCGGTGGTCCTGAAGTCGACGCTTCAACTGTCGTTTTTCTGCAACACGCGTCTAAAGCCCCCCTCTGGAACTGACGCCGCGCAGCACTCTCTCCCGGCGAATGGCAGGTAACGGCCGAGTGCGCAGCTCAGAGGCTGCCGCGCCCCCCGCGCCCTCGCCAAGGGCGACAGATTGACGTGAAGAGCCCAAACCGGACGTTCGATCTGGGCAGCTGGAGTGGGCCAAGGAACCACGGTTTGCAGTTCACCGTTTAGCCCGAAGCCACGTTTGCGCAGCCGAGGGACGTCATGAAGCCACCGATCCATTACTCGCCCGACCTTGAGACGATCCCCGATGATGAAGCCGATACGATCCAAAGCCTGAAGGCCACTCTCCTGGACATCATGGAGACCACCTCTGAGCATTATGGACACGCGGTGCGCTCGGTTCACGCCAAAAGCCACGGGATCCTCAAGGCGGAGCTGACGGTCCTGCCTGATCTCCCGCCGGAATTTGCGCAGGGGATGTTCGCGGTGCCGGGGGTCTATCAGGCAGTGCTGCGTATCTCGACCAATCCGGGAGATATCTTGTCGGACAGCATCTCCGTTCCACGGGGGCTTGCACTGAAGGTGATGGGAGTTGAAGGGGCGAGGCTAAGTGGCGCTGAAGGGAACTCACAGGACTTCGTGATGGTGAATGGTCCCGTCTTCACCGCGCCGAATGCGAAAGCCTTTCTGAAAAGTCTGAAGCTTTTGGCCAAGACGACCGACCGCGCAGAATGGGCAAAGAAGGCGCTGTCTGCGGTGTTGCGCGGCACTGAGAGGGTGCTAGAGGCCGTTGGGGGAGGGAGTGCCACTCTCCAGACGATGGGGGGAGCACCGAATGTCCATCCGTTGGGTGAGACCTACTACTCTCAGACAGCGTTCCGCCATGGCCATCATGTCGCAAAATTTTCTCTGGTTCCGGTATCCGAAACGCTAACCTGTCACACCGAGGAAATCATCGACACGAAGGGCCGCCCTGACGCACTGCGAGAGGCTGTCGCAGTCGCTGCGGAGGCTGGCGTCTGTGAATGGGAGCTGCGCGTGCAGCTATGCCGCGACGCTGAGGCAATGCCAGTTGAGAATCCCTCGGTCCTGTGGGACGAGGAGGACAGCCCCTTCGTCACTGTGGCGCGTCTGCGCGCCAATCCGCAGCCAGGGTGGAGCGAGGCCCGCGCTCAGATCGTGGACGAGAAGCTGCGTTTTTCCGTGTGGACTGGTCTGGAGGCGCACCGTCCCTTGGGGTCAGTCAATCGGGTTCGCCGCGAAACTTACAAGATGTCGAGCGACTTCCGCAGTCAGTTCAATGGCTGCCCGATCCACGAACCTCAAGCGTTGGATCTGCCGGGCTGACACCATGTGTCTGTTGCAGTGGCACCAACGCAGCTGCCCTCGTAGTCATTTGAAACTGCGGGTTTGAATATCTTTCTGCTACGTAGCAAATTGCAGCTTCGTCCCTCAGAGCCGCCGCCAAGGCGGCGCTCGGGCATAGGCGCACTGAGCCCAAAGCTGCCCCTCGGATTGAGGCGTATTTCCATCATACAGCTAGCGCAACACCAACTTGGTCCGTTAGCCAAGTCACAGGAATGGTTTTGGGGGGAGCGAACCGAGGTGATAGACACACTCTGCTTTAGCGGAGAATCTCGAATGGGCTGCAACGCTTGGAACCACCCGTCGAATTGCGACTGCGGGTGGGGTGGGGTGGGGATACCGGATCATACAGTTCGGGGTCGTCTTCCGGATCAGTCAGGACCAACGGCTTCATGTCCCCGAACGCAAAATGCCCCATTTGCGGCGCCGCTGTCTATTATTACCAGTCTCCAACCGGCGGACGCGTATGGTTCGATGAGTTTGGCGCGCCGTGGCCGAAGCACCCATGCACAGCGTCATTATCGACCAGCACAAAGATATCTAGTTTTACGGATCTGTTCGCATTCACTGGTGCCGAAGTTAGGCCCGAGGTTGCGATGAGTATGGCCAAGGAACTGGTGGCACATGCTCTGACTGATTTCCGTGAGCCCAAGCGCCATTGGCCGGAGGGAGATTTGAAAGCCGCGAGGCTGGACGTTTTGGATTGGATGTTCCGGACACATTTAACCGGTGGCGATCATATGATCCCTATCGACGAGTTTATGTTCCTGATCGACCTAATTGAACTCCGAGCGAACAGAGTAATTTCCATAGCCAGACTGTCCGCAAGGAATGCGAACTTGGTATCTCCCAACTCGATACAAGCGGCGTCCACAGCGGCGAGCCTCGCGAAGATGCAGGTGGCTGAGGAGAAGTCCAAGAGGACGCTGTCGCTGATTGCGATGATCAGGAAACACTATGACGGATCGGATGACAAAACTTCTGGAAACGTCGTCCAGCTCTGCTACCAGAAGGATCCAGACTGATCAGCGAGTACAGCAGAGGAACCCAACGCGGGAAAAGGCGCCTGCAAAGAAAGTGGGAGTGACGGCCGCTGCGCGCAGCACCGGTGCCGTGATCCTGACGGCAAAGCGAATACATCAGCGGGACTATTGGAACGGCCGCAGCTTCAGCGCCCGGCCCCGCACCGGCTGTGCTGGCTGGCAGCGTAGTTGCTTTGGTGGATGTTGACGGGGCAATGTACGTTTGCTCTGCCCCCTGAGAACTGGACCAGTTGAAACTGGAGTTTTCGGCTAATCTTCCCTTGCTGGGAGAGGAGTTGAGAACGGTGAAGGCATCGAAGTTTACGGAGGCGCCAAAGGCGTTCATCCTAAAGCAAGGTGAGGAAAGCACGCCAGTCGCCGAGATTTGACGCAAGGCGGGTATTGGACAGTCGACCTACTTTGCCCGGAAGAAAAGGTATGGTGGGCTGCTGCCCGACGAGATGCGCCGGCTGAAGCAACTCGAGGACGAGAATGCACGGCTGAAGCGGATTGTGGCCGACCTGACGCTGGACCGTCAGATGTTGCAGGATGTCGTGCGGCGAAGGCTCTGAAGCCAGAACGGACGCGTGAACTCCTTCGCGGGATGTGTGCAGACTGGGCCGTCTCGATCCGTAGGGCATGTGGGGCCCTGAGGTTCGACTGCTCGAGCTACTACTACAAATCCCGCCGCACCGATCCGGCAGAGTTGAAATAGCGGATCCGGGAGATCTGCGAAACGCGCGTGCGCTATGGCTATCGCCGCGTTTAAGTCGTTCTCGACCGGGAAAGCTGGGAGGTCAGCATCAAGATGTTCTATAATGTTCACAGGGCTTTAGGCTTGCAATTGCGGAGCAAAATGCCCAAGCGGCGTGTGAAAGCCAAGCTGCGTGCCTAAACGCACGTTGGTTCAAGAGCCTCGCGGACGCGATCAAAAAATTGGAGGATTGGCGTAGACACTATAATGACGATCGACCCCACAGCGGCATTGGATACAACGTCCCGAGCGCGTTACACTATCCCGGCAGCGTCACCAGCCCGGCGTCATGACCAAGGCCGGAAACTCCAGTGTCCGGCGGTCCAGAAAACGTAGGCAAACCAGGAGGAGCCGGCCAAGTGCTGGTTTTTTACGGTCTAAAGGAACATTCGCGAGCAGATTTGCAACACACTCTCCAGAGGCAGGGGGGCTACTCACGCCGTCGTCTTAGAGGGCGGCGTCAAGTACTCCTTTGGTATGTTTAAGACTTTCCGAGCAGACTTGACGGAGCACAGGCTTCGGCATCCCAATGCACCGATGGAGCTACGGCATGCAACTTGTTTTCCAATGTAGGAAATCGATGTTTTTCAAGCAAGATAGGACCGAAGATCTACCTCCTTATGCCGGTGCTCTTGTGAAAAGAGGTGATCGGACTTGGTGGGTCTTTCACCGCGCGCGGATCTTAGCAGACCTCGACATCCGTCCGGAGCAGTTTCACCCTGAAGAGGTCCGGGTCCACAATGATTTACTCGCGTTTCGTGTTCCCATAGCATTCGGGATGGTGCTGCAATCCATTCTTCGTACGGGTGGTCGTTTCGACGGCTCCGACTCTGATCTCAGTATCCTAGTGAAGGACGCTCATCCGGATATGTGGCTGAGTTGGGGGTCTGATCCAAAAGCGCCAGTTTCGGAACGAGACAGCTTCCGTAAGGAGATCAAGGAAAGGGAGCAAGCGGCTAATTCAGCCAACATGGCTCGACGGGAGAGACTGCAGTCAGCCTTCGTCAAGGCTTTCGTGATGCCAATAATTTACCTACTCTATACTGCCTTTCTTATTGGCACCTTCATGTTTCTTGTTCGCGGCAATTACTGAACTTGTAAACTGGTGATGACCTGCCCCCCGATCGTCCCTCGTTCATAATGAGAGTCTGCCGGTTTGTGCGCAGCCAGCCCGTCGCCATGACCGAGCCGGAAAACTCCAGCATCCGGCGGTCCAAGGTTGGGGAGCAGCGCACGATGAGGCAAACTCTACATTAAACCGAGGGACGTTCCGGGGGCAGGTCACGTGTGTTGTACCTTTTTACAGCAAATTTAGACAGAATCTTCCACGATTTTTGAGTGATACCGCAAGAAACAGCCCCCTAATTGACCGCGCATCCTATTCGCATGTGCGTTTATTAATAGCTAAATAAAGATCAGTAGGATTGTAAGCTCTCATCCACTGGCAATATCGAGTGTTAGATACGTAAGCATATTTCTGAGCGCTGCGATAAACCTCCATCCATATAAAGAATGCGCTGATAAGAATTATGCCGAGTGTGGTAAACCTAATCCACCCTAGGTCTAAAATATTGTATGTTACATGAAATATGGCAAACCCTGTTAGTAGAATTCCTATTACATAAATGAATGCTGATATGGCGGCTGGCACGCTAACCTCGAAAAGCAAAGCAGCAACGGGGATAATCAACAAAGCAAGAATGGTAAATATTGCCCCGGCATATATAATTTCATTACAAATTCCCAGAAGGAAAGGCACTTCTATTCGTCTATGGTTTTTATCGATTTGAAAAAGATAAGATCCATACAAAGATAAAGACGTCGCGAAAAATAAGGCGAAAAAGCAACAGGCTAAGTAAATCATTGCCGTTGCTAGGAAGTGCAGAAGTGATATATTATAAGCATGATTAGTGCCCATAAAATATGAAATATCAAAGGTCGGCCACCGGGGGATAAGGTTTAAGTAACTGCCGCTGCCCAAAGTTGTGAATAAAGTATAAGTTGCTGCTCCAATTATCGCCGTAAGACCTGAGCTATTGCTCGATTCAAAAGCATCGAAGTATTTTTCTAACGATGTTTTTTATAACCAATTCTTCTTTATCAGTCATTTTTCCTCCAGTTTTTTTCACCTCTCCTGTTTCTCCTAACTTTTCAACGAAAGCTATCATAATATAGCGCGTCCCGTCCTATGGCCGGGACCGCGCTCTAGGCTTGGCCGGCAAGAGCCGGCCTGCGCCCCGAGCCTATGCCCTTGCCCTTCCTTTGCGCCTGGTCCTGCCCGCTTCTCTCGTTCCGAGCCTGCCCGTGCAGGGGCGCAACAGTCAGGCCAACGGCATAGTCTCGGCCCTTTGGGTCACAATCGCTCGCGCAAGGCCGGACCTTCCCACAGGGCGGCTCGCTTCCCTTCGCTCTGTGATGGCGCGTCCAGCTCGCCACCCCGCAAGGCCCGCCGCGAAGCGCGGCAGGCTGGATAGCTCCGGCCAAAGATAGAGGATTGAGAAAGCCCGGCTGGTCGCCGGGCTTGTGTTTGATCATGCGGACTGGCCGGGGGATCGACGCGGGCCAAGGCCCGCGCTCACCCCCATCCAGACGATCTTTCATTTCATATCCGCCAACAGACCTGATCGGCCCTGTCAAAAGACAAG is a window from the Paracoccus marcusii genome containing:
- a CDS encoding ATP-dependent nuclease; translated protein: MKIETITLSNFRCFATEPVAINLEENLTAFVGNNGSGKTAIFIALARLFGTSAAQRALRKSDFHIAGDQDALASETELAIDCVFGFPELDDDNDEGTDAVPEALSHMATDGENGPLKVRIRLQAKWIDNGTPDGVIEESVRWVQALDDEFEWDDCRPVQSVERNFIQLVYVPASRNAADQVTALLKGRLWRAAKWSTEFAGSAAEAAGELQEDFDEEEPSAFILDRLEKRWTQLHQADTDRKPKLRLIDTTLEELVRRAEFVFFPDEAGQARKLDDLSDGQRSLFHIALTAAVLEIEKDALALDADESMFDQEKLRRTYLTILAIEEPENSLSPFFLSRIMTQAREVGELDTAQILISSHSASILSRVEPEEVRYSRLDQESRSSSIRSLSLPDDDEDAQKYIRLAVRAYPELYFGRFVILAEGESKAIILPRLAEAMGFPLDRSFVPIVPLGGRYVRHFWRLLSGLQIPYATLLDLDLGRKHGGSKVIATTIGELNLIGRDLAANRFVVNGDVNLADIEDLDDSELLEEGQDHPWLKMLRREAIYFSSPIDVDFAMLRSFPDAYQHARAGGRGPRRSAQAIEDKKKVTLKTGGNTDLYDDAEWRDAFVWYPYLFLSDSKPGTHIEALTRIADEDLADDAPVELKRLLTLVKRKLSV
- a CDS encoding catalase family protein — translated: MKPPIHYSPDLETIPDDEADTIQSLKATLLDIMETTSEHYGHAVRSVHAKSHGILKAELTVLPDLPPEFAQGMFAVPGVYQAVLRISTNPGDILSDSISVPRGLALKVMGVEGARLSGAEGNSQDFVMVNGPVFTAPNAKAFLKSLKLLAKTTDRAEWAKKALSAVLRGTERVLEAVGGGSATLQTMGGAPNVHPLGETYYSQTAFRHGHHVAKFSLVPVSETLTCHTEEIIDTKGRPDALREAVAVAAEAGVCEWELRVQLCRDAEAMPVENPSVLWDEEDSPFVTVARLRANPQPGWSEARAQIVDEKLRFSVWTGLEAHRPLGSVNRVRRETYKMSSDFRSQFNGCPIHEPQALDLPG